From the Candidatus Woesearchaeota archaeon genome, one window contains:
- a CDS encoding fibronectin type III domain-containing protein: MMQQRQDWNVQGFGKKVSKKLEKIASVWVVLLIILLPLTQAELLIQHTSPSDLSITDTRVVVNWTTSTAADSGLFYTTNTSQGFQSQTANQHVLNHSVMLNNLQPTTLYYYFLQSSNGSETAVANNSGSYYSFTTSNPPAQSHLSTLSNVQAQNITQESVLIFWQTNAPANSTVLYGTNKSLGLVAGDNTLTLNHTVTVTGLQNDTRYYYTVQSSDGIVTLSDDNQGLLYFVDTLAPAIVPITVDPLPLLTNNNRFRISGKTIADAEVQFFVNNRGVASRILETDLFFIKTNTTGLFNGTIILDEGLNTIQVTAKDSHNNKGYAWLNVTVDVQPPLLYLEPLKSSVNTPTLLLQGTATDNAMVKALVAEIVGNVTQLAQETVLPTNGSGYFNTSILLGAGGQRSFNLTILALDLAGNSARYNQIISVDTQAPRIVQIYPDLEKENFHNVFVPIKGNTSEPFVTIFSINFGNRTHLSTDVEQDPWKYFVVRPGPDEYTEWELTGGSSELINLLMGQREFKSDAQGQFGYSNFEDQFKVWEEENSFLVLQEGKNDILFLPVDEAGNQGAPDWRAVTLDSGSSKWSVGKVSTIANEVYFTDLKQGPVTISIVFDLYYLAGDSSQLQNVNVVLVKNGNRMNNDLISNPEDQVVHYDKENNKFVVFAKIRVNQWSGSLEQLLGEIEEQAIGEAFVEDLEGNQLLFDFKAQIGYTIPEIQVQQQEHVFVESQVNLQTPFDASTWLSPEFINKSIKVLDDTLEGLETAIEWAKWGTLVGLGGCIATMTWGFLDKSDTALKAIYWSCDRVACPSVPPDCQQFQALQGAKSTGQLKNTDGQVITVKHTGQQSYQAASGLRLECPDHEYVLEVITQGQKKESVKLVMNGGTITDATTDLKCTNVEQGSFDPAQISVDSSYGVCYQPEFPPKGNYDISKCWPDSTARSLNPYEDIIASTRCGCVTGIWGNLEKLHDVVYGMRQCLVQAQLGEINGAYCERLFAQYSCDLLYYAIGFVLENTKEGRLLDFGGDTREDINAEGTKKRVHEIQENMANRYRGVFTNQFGLGPDKFIKSACIAAITADWSSLADSVLASFRQPVEPMFGPLMPSSRITAYNPFSGGITVEYLYTLGILSGGQRIDYEVRLWCDPDKEDSVCGNFCPKDGKVYEMRLPGAVGEGQSVQVTRNLPMEDAQLWYNQLDFTATFKVGDQLKQYTQTENIKKKGCLIEQCHFTPLPPAFVCENFGQDEFGTIQVLGPNLLSERSPKVPTYYNGNPLVVKLTLRNINNYFKENRELKLQSVLHKQPGSAFPNPDEKTTSIMVINSTDSTTTSETFEGEGIANVKIVDFEKIQVGVGGDWPLEVPLSDKNIELAQNGKLLMTIKDYEQDTAGIPVHDVTVQMTPDTQKPRLEPNNDGMVSCSETPDSTSKIRKIECINTGEKRKVTYFKTTLSTSAQNVVVNVGTDTDESKYYSGSFAKPASGLTGLQYADGQYKLELTLLDEENKPLLYDGKNQTIVTLFNYVNDLNCPNGNKEPSVDLVWPGQYYKLREKNAVVVNTFDKCNTIAADMITIAVNRKDQRLDATCSPAVNPPPNPITSKTGTFTCRLNTGALVAFNNQDQVTLYAVVKNNVGEGIAKVDHVVVDRP, encoded by the coding sequence ATGATGCAGCAACGACAGGATTGGAACGTGCAGGGTTTTGGGAAGAAAGTAAGTAAAAAACTGGAAAAAATAGCGAGTGTATGGGTTGTTTTACTCATTATCCTTTTGCCACTTACCCAGGCAGAACTCTTGATTCAGCATACTTCTCCGAGTGATCTCAGCATTACTGACACCCGTGTTGTGGTGAATTGGACAACGAGTACAGCAGCAGATTCAGGCCTGTTTTATACAACGAACACCAGTCAGGGTTTTCAATCGCAAACAGCAAATCAGCATGTTCTGAATCATTCAGTCATGCTCAACAATTTGCAGCCGACTACCTTGTATTACTATTTTTTGCAGTCCAGTAACGGATCTGAAACTGCTGTTGCCAATAATAGTGGGTCATACTATAGCTTTACAACAAGTAATCCACCAGCACAATCTCATTTAAGTACGTTGAGCAATGTCCAGGCTCAAAACATTACTCAAGAGAGTGTTCTTATTTTTTGGCAGACCAATGCACCTGCGAATAGCACGGTCTTGTATGGCACCAATAAATCATTGGGATTGGTTGCAGGCGATAATACACTAACGCTGAATCATACGGTTACCGTAACTGGCTTGCAGAACGATACACGCTATTACTACACTGTTCAGTCAAGTGATGGCATTGTTACGTTGTCTGATGATAACCAAGGATTGCTGTACTTTGTTGACACCCTTGCTCCTGCCATAGTACCCATAACCGTAGATCCCTTACCTTTATTGACCAATAATAACCGTTTCAGGATTTCGGGAAAAACCATTGCTGATGCCGAGGTCCAGTTTTTTGTTAACAATAGAGGAGTTGCCTCACGCATCTTAGAAACAGACCTCTTTTTTATCAAGACCAATACAACAGGACTCTTTAATGGAACCATTATTTTGGATGAAGGATTGAATACCATCCAAGTTACTGCTAAAGATAGTCATAACAACAAAGGCTATGCATGGCTCAATGTGACGGTTGATGTCCAACCTCCTTTGTTGTACTTAGAGCCGTTGAAGAGTAGCGTCAATACGCCCACACTCCTTCTCCAGGGAACAGCAACTGACAATGCGATGGTGAAAGCACTTGTTGCTGAGATTGTTGGCAATGTAACACAACTTGCTCAAGAAACCGTGTTACCAACGAATGGGAGTGGTTACTTTAATACCTCGATCCTGCTTGGTGCAGGTGGCCAACGAAGCTTTAATCTTACTATTCTTGCGTTGGATTTGGCAGGGAATAGTGCACGTTATAACCAAATCATCAGTGTAGATACTCAAGCTCCCCGTATTGTGCAGATCTATCCTGACCTGGAAAAAGAGAACTTTCACAATGTCTTTGTCCCTATTAAGGGCAACACCTCAGAACCCTTTGTCACTATCTTCAGCATCAATTTTGGAAATAGGACTCACCTCAGTACTGACGTAGAACAGGATCCCTGGAAGTATTTTGTCGTAAGACCAGGACCTGATGAATATACGGAATGGGAACTTACCGGAGGTTCTTCAGAGCTGATCAATCTTCTCATGGGACAACGAGAATTTAAGTCAGATGCACAGGGCCAGTTCGGGTACAGCAATTTTGAAGATCAGTTTAAAGTTTGGGAAGAGGAAAACAGTTTTCTCGTCTTGCAAGAGGGGAAGAATGATATCTTGTTCTTGCCTGTTGATGAGGCTGGCAATCAAGGAGCACCTGACTGGAGAGCCGTTACCCTCGATTCTGGTAGTAGTAAATGGAGCGTGGGCAAGGTAAGCACGATTGCCAATGAAGTGTACTTTACTGACTTAAAACAAGGTCCGGTAACTATCAGTATTGTTTTTGACCTTTACTACCTTGCTGGGGATTCCTCACAACTCCAGAATGTGAATGTTGTTCTGGTGAAAAATGGCAACCGAATGAACAATGATCTCATCAGTAATCCTGAAGATCAAGTAGTTCATTACGATAAAGAAAACAACAAGTTTGTGGTCTTTGCCAAGATACGAGTAAATCAGTGGAGCGGCAGTTTAGAGCAACTCCTTGGCGAGATTGAAGAACAAGCCATTGGTGAGGCTTTTGTGGAGGATCTGGAAGGTAATCAGTTACTCTTTGACTTCAAAGCGCAAATAGGATATACTATCCCTGAGATCCAGGTACAGCAACAAGAGCATGTCTTTGTTGAAAGTCAGGTCAATTTACAAACTCCTTTTGATGCTTCAACATGGTTATCCCCTGAGTTTATCAACAAATCAATTAAGGTACTTGATGATACCTTAGAAGGGCTTGAGACTGCTATTGAATGGGCAAAATGGGGAACGCTTGTTGGTCTTGGCGGTTGTATTGCAACAATGACCTGGGGATTCCTTGATAAGTCAGACACGGCATTAAAGGCGATCTACTGGAGCTGTGATCGAGTTGCTTGTCCGAGTGTCCCTCCGGATTGTCAACAATTTCAAGCATTGCAAGGAGCAAAATCTACCGGACAATTGAAAAACACTGATGGCCAGGTTATTACGGTTAAACATACGGGTCAGCAATCCTATCAGGCTGCCAGTGGTTTACGCTTGGAATGCCCTGACCATGAGTATGTGCTTGAGGTCATTACCCAAGGGCAAAAAAAAGAGAGTGTAAAACTGGTTATGAATGGTGGAACCATCACTGATGCTACCACTGACCTGAAGTGTACCAATGTAGAGCAAGGTAGTTTTGACCCTGCACAAATAAGCGTAGATTCAAGTTATGGTGTTTGTTACCAGCCAGAGTTTCCTCCGAAGGGAAATTATGATATCTCCAAATGTTGGCCTGATTCGACAGCACGTAGCCTTAATCCCTATGAAGATATCATTGCCTCAACCCGTTGTGGTTGCGTTACCGGCATATGGGGAAATTTGGAAAAACTCCATGATGTGGTCTATGGCATGCGTCAGTGTCTTGTCCAAGCCCAACTAGGAGAGATTAATGGAGCCTACTGTGAACGCTTGTTTGCCCAGTACTCCTGTGATCTGTTGTACTATGCCATAGGATTTGTTTTGGAAAATACAAAAGAGGGAAGACTGCTTGACTTTGGTGGCGATACTCGAGAGGATATCAATGCTGAAGGAACCAAGAAACGCGTTCATGAAATTCAAGAGAATATGGCAAATCGTTATAGAGGCGTGTTTACCAACCAGTTCGGGCTTGGTCCTGATAAATTCATTAAGTCTGCCTGCATTGCAGCTATTACGGCAGATTGGAGTTCGCTTGCCGATTCAGTCTTAGCGAGCTTCCGTCAGCCTGTCGAACCTATGTTTGGTCCATTAATGCCCAGCAGCAGAATCACTGCCTATAATCCCTTTAGTGGTGGCATTACTGTTGAATACCTCTATACTCTCGGCATTCTCTCAGGAGGCCAGCGTATTGATTATGAAGTCCGTTTGTGGTGTGATCCTGATAAAGAGGACAGTGTTTGTGGTAATTTCTGTCCCAAAGATGGAAAGGTCTATGAGATGCGCTTGCCTGGTGCTGTTGGTGAGGGACAGAGTGTTCAAGTAACCAGGAATTTGCCCATGGAAGATGCACAGCTCTGGTACAATCAACTTGACTTTACCGCTACCTTTAAAGTTGGTGATCAACTCAAACAATATACCCAGACCGAAAACATCAAGAAAAAAGGATGTTTGATCGAGCAGTGTCATTTTACTCCTCTTCCTCCTGCGTTTGTCTGTGAAAACTTTGGTCAGGATGAGTTTGGCACGATTCAAGTTTTGGGGCCAAACTTACTTTCAGAACGAAGCCCGAAAGTGCCAACCTATTACAATGGAAATCCACTCGTGGTTAAGCTAACCCTGAGAAATATCAATAATTATTTTAAGGAAAATCGGGAACTGAAATTACAGTCAGTGCTCCACAAGCAGCCAGGCTCTGCCTTCCCGAATCCTGATGAAAAAACAACATCCATTATGGTTATCAATAGTACTGATAGCACAACGACGTCGGAAACCTTTGAGGGAGAGGGCATAGCAAATGTAAAAATCGTTGATTTTGAGAAGATACAGGTAGGCGTTGGTGGAGATTGGCCATTGGAAGTGCCGTTGAGTGATAAGAACATTGAGCTTGCCCAAAATGGAAAGCTCCTTATGACCATCAAAGATTACGAACAAGATACTGCAGGTATTCCTGTGCACGATGTGACCGTCCAAATGACACCTGACACCCAAAAGCCAAGACTTGAGCCAAATAATGATGGCATGGTTTCTTGCAGCGAGACTCCAGATTCAACATCCAAAATAAGGAAGATAGAATGCATTAACACCGGAGAAAAAAGAAAGGTTACTTATTTCAAGACTACCTTGAGTACTTCAGCACAAAATGTCGTTGTCAATGTTGGTACTGATACTGATGAGAGTAAGTATTACAGCGGGAGCTTTGCAAAGCCTGCAAGTGGCTTAACCGGGTTGCAATACGCAGATGGACAGTACAAACTCGAGTTGACCTTGCTCGATGAGGAGAACAAGCCATTACTCTACGATGGAAAGAATCAAACCATTGTTACCCTATTCAACTACGTGAATGATCTCAACTGTCCGAATGGCAACAAAGAGCCGAGCGTGGATCTGGTCTGGCCTGGGCAATATTACAAACTCAGAGAGAAGAACGCTGTGGTGGTCAACACTTTTGATAAATGTAACACGATAGCCGCAGACATGATTACCATTGCGGTTAACCGCAAGGATCAACGACTGGATGCAACATGTAGCCCAGCGGTGAATCCTCCCCCTAACCCTATCACGAGTAAGACCGGAACCTTTACCTGTAGACTCAACACAGGTGCACTGGTTGCATTTAACAATCAGGATCAAGTAACGCTGTATGCTGTGGTAAAGAACAATGTGGGAGAAGGCATTGCCAAGGTTGATCATGTGGTTGTGGACAGACCGTAG